CGGCGACGACCGGTTGGCCAGGCTGACGGCTACCGAGATCCGCATCGTCGAGCTGATCGCGCTCGGCAGGACCAACCGCGAGATCGGCGACGAGATCGGTCTGGCCGAGAAGACGGTCAAGAACTACGTTTCGTCGATCCTGTCGAAGATGCACATGTCACGCCGTGCAGAGGCGGCCGCGTACCTGGCGAGCACTCGCGCGAGGGACGCCGTGATCTGACGGCTCGGCTGTCCCCAGCACGTACCTCCCCTCGATCGACGCGGGAGGCGGGTCGGCCATGCGGAACGAACAGTCGCCCACGGCGCCACCATTGACGCTGACTGACCGGTCGGTTAGTCTGGTCTGACCGTGTTGGGGAGCTAGAGGCCATGAGCAGAGGCAGCCTGTCGAACGACGAGTTGCGCGAGCGGATCGCGGCCGGACGCCTGGTCGAAGGCGTCGAACACGCCTCCGACGACTACCTCAAGGCGCTCGAGCGGACCCTGATCGTGTCGGCGGACACCGAGCTGATCAGTGCACCCTCGTACCTGGGCGCGGCCGCGTCAGCGCCGAACACGTCGAGCTACATGTCGATCGTGTCGATCATCCAGGACGAGGTCGGTCACGCCCACATCGCCTACCGGATGCTGCGCGACCTCGGCGTCGATGTGGACGAGCTCGTCTACGGACGCCAGCCACACGAGTTCAAGCACCCCTACGCGTTCGACGTACCGCTCGAGAACTGGTCGGAGATGATCGTCGCGAACGCGTTCTACGACCGCGCGGGCTTCGTGCTGTTGTCGGACGTGTTCGAGCACACCACGTTCGCCCCGTGGAAGCGAGCGCTCGTCAAGGTCGACCGCGAGGAGACGTTCCACCTGCGTCACGGCGAACGGTGGATCGCGAAGCTCGCGCACGACGATGATGCCAAGCGTGACATCCAGCGCGCCATGGACTGGATGTTCATCCTGACGCTCGAGTGGTTCGGTCTGCCCGACGAGCTCAAGCGCCACAAGGACCAGGTCGGGTACGGGCTGAAGGGCAAGACGAACGACGAACTGCGACAGACCTGGATGTCGGCCGTCGTCCCGTTCTGTGACAAGCACGGCTTCGAGGTCCCCGCGCACTACGACGAGGACGCCGGCGAGTTCGTCATCGACTGCGCCTTCCCGATGGGGTTCGACCCCGAAGCCAAGGAGTGGGACCACGCCAGGGGAGCGATCAGCTGGGACGATGTGATGGTCCGCTGGCGCGGACGCGGCCCCTCCAACGAACGGTTCGTCCGTCAGCTGCAGCGCGGCGTCGACCAGCTCTCGCGGGCGGCGTGATGATGTCGGGGAGCGGCAGCGCTGGCTCAGGTGCGATCCCGAGCAGTCGGTCGCATGGTGGCGCGGTGGCCGTCGAGCGCTGTGACGGGTCGGTCGACCGCGATGCGGTGTGGGCGGCGCTGCAGGGTGTCGATGATCCCGAGCTGCCGCTGTCGATCGTCGACCTCGGCCTCGTCCGTCGGCTCGGCATCACCGACGGCGTGGTCACGGTCGGGCTGACCTACACGTCGCTCGCCTGCCCGTGCGTCGAGATGATCCGGGAGGACGTGGTCGAGGCGGTCGGCGCGGTGTCGGGTGTGCACCGTGCCGTCGTGGAGGACGTGCTCGAGCCGTGGACCCGGCGGGACGTCACGCCCCACGGCCTGGAACTGCTCCGCGCGGTGGCGGTGGTCTGACGTGGCGCTGCCCGCACACTCCGGCATGCGCGCCTACGAGGTGTACGTGCGCCACGACAAGGAACCGCAGCTGCACCAGGGGGGCGAGGTGCAGGCGACGAACGACGATGACGCGGTGATCTTCGCGCACACGCTGTACGACGAACGCCGATGGCAGGACATGTTCGTCGTGCCTGCTGACGCGGTCGTCCGTCTGATCGAACCGGAGTGACCATGGAGCACCTGGTGTTCGGACGGACCGAGTACGCCGAACCGCTGGCGTTCGTGACGACCGTTGACGCGGCCTCGACGCCGGCGCTGGAGGACCTGGACGTCGGCACCGACTGGCTGGAGCTGGTCGTCATTCCCGCCGACGCGATCATCTGGATCCTGCGCGACGGCGCCCCCGCGCCCCGCCGCGAGCGGGAGCGGGTCGCATGACATCGCCCTACGCCGAAGCGACGCGCGAGGCGGCGATCGACGACGGCATCGCCAACCTGCTCGGCGTGGTCGCCGACAACAAGTACCACCTCGGTCGGTGGCTGTCGCAGTGGGCGGTCGGCGCGCCGGGCCTCGAGAGCGCCGTCGCCGCCGCTGGCATCGCGCAGGGTCACCTGGGACAGGCCCGCACGCTGTATCCGTTGGTCGACGAACTGATCGACGGGGGCTTTGCGAGCCCGGACGAGGGCCGGACGCGGCGCTACAACATGGCGGCGCTCGATGCGCCGTTCGAGACGTGGGGTCAGGCCGTGGCCACCATGTTCCTGGTCGACCCCGCACTCGACGTGGTGCTGCGTGCGCTCCAGCCGCCGGCGGAGGACCAGGTGCGCCGCCTGCACCGCGTGCTCGACGAGTCGCGTTTCAACACCGAGTTCGCGCGCGGGCGGCTGGTGGAGCTCACGACGCGGTGGGAGCACGGCCGGAGCCATCTGACCGGGCCCCTGACCACGGTGCTGCCCGAGGTGCTGTGCTGGTTCGGCCCGGACGGCGAGGAGGGCGTCCGGATCCTCCGCGAGGCAAGTGTGCTCACGGCTGACGGCGCGGGCATGCGCTCGGCGTACCTCGACGTCGTCGCGCCCGTGCTGCTCGACCTCGAGTACGACATCGGCGTATCGGGAACACCCGGCGATCGGACCTGTGAGGAGCTGCCGTGGGAGCACTGGAACCCGCTCCAGCGCCGCCTGGAGACGACGGCCTGACCTGCCCCTGGTGCGGCTCTGACCGTGTCGAGCAGATTGCGGCGTACGGCTCGCTGCTCATGACCGCGCAGTGGTTCTGCAACGCGTGCGGGAGCCCGTTCGAGCGCGTCCGTCACCGGGGTGGGAGGGACGCCGATGGGTGACCCGGTGCTCGTCGCCACCGACGAGGGCACCCGGTGGATCACCCTTCACCGGCCGGACGTCCGCAACGCCATCGACGTGGAGACGCAGGAGGCGCTGGCGGCCGCACTCGCCGACGCGGCGGTCGACGGCGATGTCGACGCGATCGTGCTGACCGGG
This DNA window, taken from Euzebyales bacterium, encodes the following:
- a CDS encoding LuxR C-terminal-related transcriptional regulator, whose amino-acid sequence is GDDRLARLTATEIRIVELIALGRTNREIGDEIGLAEKTVKNYVSSILSKMHMSRRAEAAAYLASTRARDAVI
- a CDS encoding Phenylacetic acid catabolic protein, with protein sequence MSRGSLSNDELRERIAAGRLVEGVEHASDDYLKALERTLIVSADTELISAPSYLGAAASAPNTSSYMSIVSIIQDEVGHAHIAYRMLRDLGVDVDELVYGRQPHEFKHPYAFDVPLENWSEMIVANAFYDRAGFVLLSDVFEHTTFAPWKRALVKVDREETFHLRHGERWIAKLAHDDDAKRDIQRAMDWMFILTLEWFGLPDELKRHKDQVGYGLKGKTNDELRQTWMSAVVPFCDKHGFEVPAHYDEDAGEFVIDCAFPMGFDPEAKEWDHARGAISWDDVMVRWRGRGPSNERFVRQLQRGVDQLSRAA
- a CDS encoding metal-sulfur cluster assembly factor, with the protein product MAVERCDGSVDRDAVWAALQGVDDPELPLSIVDLGLVRRLGITDGVVTVGLTYTSLACPCVEMIREDVVEAVGAVSGVHRAVVEDVLEPWTRRDVTPHGLELLRAVAVV
- a CDS encoding Phenylacetic acid catabolic protein; the encoded protein is MTSPYAEATREAAIDDGIANLLGVVADNKYHLGRWLSQWAVGAPGLESAVAAAGIAQGHLGQARTLYPLVDELIDGGFASPDEGRTRRYNMAALDAPFETWGQAVATMFLVDPALDVVLRALQPPAEDQVRRLHRVLDESRFNTEFARGRLVELTTRWEHGRSHLTGPLTTVLPEVLCWFGPDGEEGVRILREASVLTADGAGMRSAYLDVVAPVLLDLEYDIGVSGTPGDRTCEELPWEHWNPLQRRLETTA